One window of the Buchnera aphidicola (Meitanaphis elongallis) genome contains the following:
- the recB gene encoding exodeoxyribonuclease V subunit beta: MKNITSISTYDTINLPLSGKILLEASAGTGKTFSIIIFYLRLILGVGKINHIHQTLSIKEILVVTFTKHSKEELKNRIQKYIYEFRIACQKKRTDNLTLQHLLNQIDNLDEAIQLLYKAENTINELAIYTIHEFCYQSLQINKFCSNILFQNKIIKKKHYLYLQLSSMFWDQYLSCLPKNIAEIIVKYFPNPNILLDNVLLLMSQPNIRKSTSSKKKLHVIQLYNELIQKIETFKNQWKNNYKKISILINKSKVNKRTYNKSNLSRWIKIITEWSYKYTKNFNIPKELKYFKTNYLTKNVSIEDIPKNEIFKIIEKFLNTNFSLKTLFLTEATKKIKKKFEEEKKKQGTFEFDDLVTFLYKILTKKNENVSNIIRKKYPVLLIDEFQDTNFQQYKIFKKIYTSKKNLCIFAGDPKQAIYNFRGANISSYIKAKKNIKNKYQLNINWRSSKEMIKSINLLFSRKKNTFLIPNINFIPIQTVYKKKQIAFKIDEIFQPAIRFLLCKKPVIKQHDYNHWITSSCVNFILFWLNKGKKEQAVIIYNKQTQYITPKDICILVNNKKEASIIQQALHKKNIKTTYLSQKNSVFHSPEALELLWIFQAILNPKNEFTLKRAISTTIIAKKSKNIDLLTKKHALWSNLVNEFYEYLSIWENFSITNVIHKILTKHKTEDKKNNFSKYIPDVSNILHLGELLEKKYNKIKKKHILILWLENKIMQQHDIPHTDYIRSKRDDNHITIATIHKSKGLEYPIVWIPYFIASHNMYYNVNTNNNSKLNIIEKNKLSENIRLLYVALTRAVIHCCIGIASIYNNVRKKTNNCSNIHKNALGYIIQSGKKCNYQQLHAILSNMSNENSIKVSSEIPKTNIKNEQNNKKHIKLESHKLTRKLEYNYEITSYSKIKKNCNSLKSLQKHYNTSINENKNTYCTYPIKLITPYTFPRGKTFGIFIHNVLKNINFHKNININWISNQLVKNNFDKNWTKELEKWIYMILNTPLNQYDLILSQLNPKNYIKELEFFLPIKNQLTDKKLNETLHIFNPTVTSLCKIFFNPIKGILTGSIDLVFKWNKKYYLVDYKSDWLGNLSSNYSTQAIYNAITMHHYNIQYQLYCIALHRYLKQRIKDYSFHKHFGGIYILFLRARDTNYPKQGLFFTLPTLHAIKKLNNIFK; this comes from the coding sequence ATGAAAAATATAACATCAATATCTACTTACGATACAATCAACTTACCTTTGTCAGGAAAAATACTACTTGAAGCATCAGCAGGAACAGGAAAAACGTTTTCTATAATTATTTTTTATCTTAGATTGATCTTAGGAGTTGGAAAAATAAATCACATTCACCAAACGTTATCAATAAAAGAAATTTTAGTAGTAACATTTACAAAACACTCAAAAGAAGAATTAAAAAATAGAATACAAAAATATATTTATGAATTTAGAATAGCATGTCAAAAAAAAAGAACAGATAACCTTACATTGCAACATTTATTAAACCAAATCGACAATTTAGACGAAGCAATTCAACTATTATACAAAGCAGAAAATACAATAAATGAACTAGCAATTTATACTATACACGAATTTTGTTATCAATCCCTTCAAATTAACAAATTTTGTTCTAACATACTTTTTCAAAACAAAATAATAAAAAAGAAACATTACTTATATCTCCAACTAAGTAGTATGTTTTGGGATCAATACTTATCTTGTTTACCAAAAAATATTGCTGAAATTATTGTAAAATATTTTCCCAATCCTAATATTTTATTGGATAATGTATTATTACTAATGTCACAACCTAATATAAGAAAAAGTACATCTTCTAAAAAAAAGTTACATGTAATTCAACTATATAATGAGCTAATCCAAAAAATAGAAACGTTCAAAAATCAATGGAAAAATAACTATAAAAAAATATCTATATTAATTAACAAATCTAAAGTAAATAAAAGAACTTATAACAAATCAAATTTGTCTCGGTGGATAAAGATCATCACAGAATGGTCTTATAAATATACAAAAAACTTTAATATTCCTAAAGAACTAAAATATTTCAAAACAAATTATTTAACTAAAAATGTTTCCATCGAAGATATTCCAAAAAATGAAATCTTTAAAATAATAGAAAAATTTTTAAATACAAACTTTTCATTAAAAACTCTATTTCTAACAGAAGCTACTAAAAAAATAAAAAAAAAATTTGAAGAAGAAAAAAAAAAACAAGGAACATTTGAATTTGATGATTTAGTAACATTTCTATATAAAATTTTAACTAAAAAAAATGAAAATGTTTCAAATATTATCAGGAAAAAATATCCAGTATTATTAATTGATGAATTTCAAGATACAAATTTTCAGCAATATAAAATATTTAAAAAAATTTATACATCAAAGAAAAACTTATGCATTTTCGCTGGAGATCCTAAACAAGCTATTTACAATTTTAGAGGAGCTAACATTTCATCTTATATAAAAGCAAAAAAAAACATAAAAAATAAATATCAGCTAAATATCAATTGGCGATCTTCTAAAGAAATGATAAAAAGTATAAACTTATTATTTTCAAGAAAAAAAAATACTTTTTTAATCCCTAATATTAATTTCATTCCAATACAAACTGTTTATAAAAAGAAACAAATAGCATTTAAAATAGATGAAATATTTCAACCGGCGATACGTTTTTTATTATGTAAAAAACCAGTAATCAAACAACATGATTATAACCACTGGATTACTAGTTCTTGTGTAAATTTTATTTTATTCTGGCTAAATAAAGGAAAAAAAGAGCAAGCTGTCATTATATATAATAAACAAACTCAATATATCACCCCAAAAGATATATGTATATTAGTAAACAACAAAAAAGAAGCATCCATTATACAACAAGCTTTACATAAAAAAAATATTAAAACAACATATCTTTCTCAAAAAAATAGCGTATTTCATAGTCCAGAAGCATTAGAACTATTATGGATTTTTCAAGCTATTTTAAATCCTAAGAATGAATTTACGCTAAAACGTGCTATATCAACTACGATTATAGCTAAAAAAAGTAAAAATATAGATCTACTTACAAAAAAACACGCGCTGTGGTCTAATTTAGTAAACGAATTTTATGAGTATCTATCCATCTGGGAAAATTTTAGTATTACAAATGTTATTCACAAAATATTAACAAAACACAAAACAGAAGATAAAAAAAACAACTTTTCAAAATATATTCCTGATGTATCAAACATTTTACATCTTGGAGAATTACTAGAAAAAAAATACAATAAAATCAAAAAAAAGCATATCCTAATATTATGGCTAGAAAATAAAATAATGCAACAACATGATATTCCTCATACGGATTATATACGATCAAAACGAGATGACAACCATATAACAATCGCTACCATTCACAAATCAAAAGGACTTGAATATCCAATAGTATGGATTCCTTATTTTATAGCTTCTCATAATATGTATTACAACGTAAATACGAATAATAATTCCAAATTAAATATTATAGAAAAAAATAAATTATCAGAAAATATACGACTTTTATATGTAGCACTAACCAGAGCAGTTATTCATTGTTGTATAGGAATCGCATCTATATACAACAACGTAAGAAAAAAAACAAATAACTGTTCTAATATTCATAAAAATGCTCTAGGATACATTATCCAATCAGGAAAAAAATGTAATTATCAACAATTACATGCAATACTCTCAAATATGAGTAATGAAAACAGTATAAAAGTATCTTCTGAAATACCTAAAACAAATATTAAAAATGAACAAAATAATAAAAAACACATAAAATTAGAAAGTCATAAATTAACAAGAAAATTAGAATATAACTACGAAATAACTAGCTACTCCAAAATAAAAAAAAACTGTAATTCATTAAAATCATTACAAAAACATTATAATACTTCAATTAATGAAAATAAAAATACATATTGTACATACCCCATTAAACTTATAACTCCATACACCTTTCCAAGAGGAAAAACTTTTGGAATATTTATCCACAATGTTTTAAAAAATATTAATTTTCACAAAAATATAAATATAAACTGGATATCCAATCAACTTGTCAAAAATAATTTCGACAAAAATTGGACCAAAGAACTAGAAAAATGGATTTACATGATTTTAAACACACCACTCAATCAATATGATCTTATACTATCTCAACTAAATCCAAAAAATTATATAAAAGAACTAGAATTTTTTTTACCTATAAAAAATCAACTAACAGATAAAAAATTAAATGAAACTCTTCATATATTCAATCCAACTGTAACGTCATTATGCAAAATATTCTTTAACCCTATAAAAGGAATACTTACAGGATCAATAGATCTAGTATTTAAATGGAACAAAAAATACTATTTAGTAGATTATAAGTCTGATTGGTTAGGTAATTTAAGTTCTAACTACTCAACACAAGCAATATATAATGCAATAACTATGCATCACTACAACATACAATATCAATTATATTGTATTGCACTACATAGATATCTAAAACAACGCATTAAAGATTATTCTTTTCATAAACATTTTGGAGGAATTTACATTCTATTTTTAAGAGCTAGAGACACTAACTACCCGAAACAAGGATTATTTTTTACATTGCCTACATTACATGCAATAAAGAAATTAAATAACATCTTTAAATAA
- the recD gene encoding exodeoxyribonuclease V subunit alpha encodes MNIILLLEQAIVKKIITLSDFYFSISITQNQSPKTMMLLAVCISYATRMGHTCLPISILEHKKIFYSKENKKLIDKMWKITELSKCLRSKLLVKKIINTESYSTPLILINKKIYLNRAWKAEKKIFYFISQPQNYDTYDITKIKQKISPLLCRNTENLQKVAIILSIINKVTFVLGSPGTGKTTIVSKILLAISILSNKRLNIQLSAPTGKAANNLTKSIQQSISNFKHLYEKYNIVIKPAVTLHRLLKINLNNNINFKTIDHLVDIDLLIIDESSMIDIFIMEKLIDNISDKTKIIFLGDHNQLPSIHCGCILKDVYSYHRKGYSQSIIKKINFFNIFNIKNIKNYKFSNINDKICILKKNYRYTTQSSISKLSIEIKKNKFNDFKKLFRNSYKNIKFFSLKTNRDYKQMISNLIKNYTNYWINLKKTIPLNIMSIFNNHRIICALKNGKFGVKELNSTLENEMKKQGLINLVVVNKQTIYFGQPILILKNDYNIKLYNGDAGIIMYDDKKKLKAFFLEKNKKKTKSIPINLLPKFQTNWAMTIHKSQGSEFSHTILVLPNIYSRALTKELIYTAVTRATTKITIYSNKKTFIKATKNKTIRYSGLSQRTCTYTR; translated from the coding sequence ATGAATATTATACTTTTATTAGAACAAGCTATCGTAAAAAAAATCATCACTTTATCAGATTTCTACTTTTCTATTTCTATTACCCAAAATCAATCACCAAAAACAATGATGCTGCTAGCCGTATGCATTAGTTATGCCACCCGAATGGGACACACATGTCTTCCTATTTCAATTTTAGAACACAAAAAAATATTTTATTCTAAAGAAAATAAAAAATTAATTGATAAAATGTGGAAAATAACAGAACTGTCAAAATGCTTAAGGTCAAAGTTGTTAGTAAAAAAAATAATTAATACAGAATCTTATTCTACTCCTTTAATTTTAATAAATAAAAAGATATATCTTAATAGAGCGTGGAAAGCAGAAAAAAAAATATTCTATTTTATATCACAACCGCAAAATTATGACACATACGATATAACTAAAATTAAACAAAAAATTTCTCCTTTACTATGTAGAAATACTGAAAATCTACAAAAAGTTGCAATAATTTTATCAATCATTAATAAAGTAACATTTGTATTAGGAAGTCCAGGAACAGGAAAAACTACAATAGTATCTAAAATACTACTTGCTATTTCTATTTTATCTAATAAAAGGTTAAACATTCAGTTATCAGCTCCTACAGGAAAAGCTGCTAATAATTTAACCAAGTCTATCCAACAATCTATATCAAATTTCAAACATTTGTATGAAAAATATAACATAGTAATAAAACCAGCAGTTACTTTGCATCGTCTTTTAAAAATTAATCTAAACAACAATATAAATTTTAAAACAATAGATCACCTTGTAGATATAGATTTACTAATTATAGACGAATCATCTATGATTGATATTTTTATTATGGAAAAACTAATTGATAATATATCAGATAAAACAAAAATTATATTTTTAGGTGATCACAATCAATTACCTTCAATACATTGTGGATGTATTTTAAAAGATGTATATAGTTATCATCGTAAAGGATACAGTCAATCTATAATAAAAAAAATTAATTTCTTCAATATTTTCAATATTAAAAATATAAAAAATTATAAATTTTCTAATATCAATGACAAGATATGTATCCTAAAAAAAAATTATCGCTATACAACTCAATCTAGTATTTCTAAACTATCTATCGAAATCAAAAAAAATAAATTTAACGATTTTAAAAAACTATTTCGTAATAGTTATAAAAACATCAAATTTTTTTCTTTGAAAACAAATCGAGACTACAAACAAATGATTTCAAATCTAATTAAAAATTACACAAACTATTGGATAAATTTAAAAAAAACAATTCCTCTAAATATAATGTCAATTTTTAACAATCACAGAATCATATGCGCATTAAAAAATGGGAAGTTTGGAGTAAAAGAACTAAACTCAACATTAGAAAACGAAATGAAAAAACAAGGATTAATCAACTTAGTAGTCGTTAATAAACAAACCATATATTTTGGACAACCCATACTAATTTTAAAAAACGACTATAATATAAAACTATACAATGGAGATGCAGGAATTATTATGTATGACGATAAAAAAAAATTAAAAGCGTTCTTTCTTGAAAAAAACAAAAAAAAGACAAAATCCATACCAATTAATTTACTACCAAAATTTCAAACAAATTGGGCTATGACTATACATAAATCTCAAGGATCAGAATTCTCTCATACTATTTTAGTATTACCTAATATTTATTCAAGAGCTTTGACTAAAGAACTCATTTACACAGCAGTTACTAGAGCAACAACCAAAATAACTATATATAGCAATAAAAAAACGTTTATAAAAGCAACGAAAAACAAAACTATAAGATATAGTGGTTTATCACAACGTACATGTACCTACACACGTTAA
- the thiL gene encoding thiamine-phosphate kinase: MNLNEFQIIQNYFCNTLKKIDANVIQDIGDDCALITIPKNDTLAISTDTLIEGIHFYKNTHPTDLGYKIIAINLSDLAAMGSKPKWITLSLNLPQINIRWIKYFSQSLFNTLRTYDMKLIGGNVAKGPLSITVSVYGLVPKNRALLRKGAKIGDLIYVTGTLGDSAAGLFLLKNKLKNIKKDFKFLIKKHLHPIPRITHGQLLRDIANSAIDISDGLLTDLKQILKSSQCGANIYLEKLPVSKILKTNFTKKKWLNFATSSGEDYELCFTIPKKNVKILNSTINHLGIPYNCIGEINHIKDGYNVLHYGRKTRFLYKGYDHFYQKINNY, translated from the coding sequence ATGAACTTAAATGAATTCCAAATAATACAAAATTATTTTTGTAACACGCTTAAAAAAATTGATGCAAACGTTATCCAAGATATTGGTGACGATTGTGCACTAATAACAATACCTAAAAATGATACTCTTGCAATTAGTACTGATACGTTAATAGAAGGAATTCATTTCTATAAAAATACTCATCCTACTGATCTAGGATATAAAATTATTGCGATAAATCTTAGTGATCTTGCAGCTATGGGATCAAAACCAAAATGGATCACATTATCACTTAACCTTCCCCAAATTAATATACGTTGGATAAAATACTTTAGTCAAAGCTTATTTAACACATTACGTACTTATGATATGAAATTAATTGGTGGAAATGTTGCTAAAGGCCCATTAAGCATCACAGTAAGCGTTTATGGACTCGTTCCAAAAAATCGAGCTTTGTTAAGAAAAGGGGCAAAAATTGGAGATTTAATATATGTCACTGGTACTTTAGGAGATAGCGCAGCTGGACTATTTTTATTAAAAAATAAATTAAAAAATATTAAAAAAGATTTCAAGTTTTTGATCAAAAAACACTTGCATCCAATTCCAAGAATTACACATGGACAATTATTAAGAGATATTGCCAATTCTGCTATCGATATATCAGATGGATTATTAACTGATTTAAAACAAATTTTAAAATCTAGTCAATGCGGAGCGAATATTTATTTAGAAAAATTACCTGTTTCTAAAATACTAAAAACAAACTTTACAAAAAAGAAATGGTTGAATTTTGCTACAAGTTCAGGAGAAGATTATGAACTTTGTTTTACTATACCAAAAAAAAATGTAAAAATCTTAAACAGTACTATTAATCATCTTGGCATACCTTACAATTGTATTGGAGAAATCAATCACATTAAAGACGGATATAACGTACTCCATTATGGAAGAAAAACACGTTTTTTATACAAAGGCTATGATCATTTTTATCAAAAAATCAACAACTATTAA
- the mltA gene encoding murein transglycosylase A, whose product MNNKLVTILLLAILSFCSSKKNNFEISYDVDTKNNSNNELLNKYSLLNINNKIVNKKDLLIQIKKIKQFSPKLYKKNKKLYQSINVWLKSDGNITKLKLFGIHLHRLKNLNHYGNIKITSYYTPIIHARKKLEKEFRYPIYTVPDYLSKRKRLPSRKEIYNGMLQKKYIIAYSNSLIDNFIMDIQGSGIINYGTHKPLVVFKYAGENGWPYTSIGKILINHGDIKKENMSMQAIKNWSKRHTQLEVKKLLENNNSFVFFKPMKYKLICGANSIPLIAKTSIAADKNIIKPGSIVLAKIPILNKIGKFTNAYETRLLVALDVGGSIKGQKLDLYQGIGEKSGIMAGFYNHYGYIWILK is encoded by the coding sequence ATGAATAATAAACTTGTAACAATATTACTACTTGCTATATTAAGTTTCTGCTCGTCTAAAAAAAATAATTTTGAAATTTCATATGATGTAGATACTAAAAACAATAGTAACAATGAATTATTAAATAAGTATTCACTCCTTAATATCAATAATAAAATTGTCAATAAAAAAGATCTGCTAATACAAATAAAAAAAATAAAACAATTTTCTCCAAAATTATATAAAAAAAATAAAAAATTATATCAATCAATTAACGTTTGGTTAAAATCTGACGGAAACATTACAAAACTAAAATTGTTTGGAATACATTTACATAGATTAAAAAATTTAAACCATTATGGAAATATAAAAATTACAAGTTACTACACACCAATAATACATGCTAGAAAAAAATTAGAAAAAGAATTTCGATATCCAATTTATACTGTTCCTGACTATTTAAGTAAACGCAAACGTTTGCCTAGTAGGAAAGAAATATACAATGGCATGTTACAAAAAAAATATATCATAGCATATAGTAATTCTCTTATTGATAATTTCATTATGGATATCCAAGGTAGTGGAATTATCAATTATGGCACACATAAACCTTTAGTTGTATTTAAATACGCAGGAGAAAATGGATGGCCCTATACAAGCATCGGAAAAATCTTAATCAACCATGGAGATATAAAAAAAGAAAACATGTCTATGCAAGCTATTAAAAATTGGAGCAAACGACATACACAACTAGAAGTCAAAAAATTACTGGAAAATAATAATTCATTTGTATTTTTTAAGCCAATGAAGTATAAATTAATTTGTGGAGCAAATTCTATTCCCTTAATTGCAAAAACATCTATAGCTGCAGATAAAAATATAATTAAACCAGGAAGCATTGTATTGGCGAAAATTCCTATACTAAATAAAATTGGAAAATTTACTAATGCATATGAAACTAGACTTTTAGTAGCACTAGACGTAGGTGGATCAATTAAAGGACAAAAACTAGATCTTTACCAAGGAATTGGAGAAAAATCCGGAATTATGGCTGGATTTTACAACCACTATGGATACATCTGGATCTTAAAATAA
- the ribD gene encoding bifunctional diaminohydroxyphosphoribosylaminopyrimidine deaminase/5-amino-6-(5-phosphoribosylamino)uracil reductase RibD has protein sequence MKDIFYMKKAIKIARQGILTTSPNPNVGCIIVKNNTIIGTGWHKKSGKPHAEIYALKQAGKKAKGATAYITLEPCSHIGKTPPCCIELIKSGVSRVVISTIDPNPRVSGKGIKWLKKEGIVVTVGVISKKSENINKGFFQRMRTGIPWIRLKLASSIDGRTALNNGLSKWITSYESRQDVQTYRKKSDAIISSSSSIITDNSLLTVRKQPIQKLSKKILHSQNDIKQPLRVIIDSKNRITPSHKCIKEPGKTLLIRLQNDNKDWPKNVEQIVLNNTQSKINLIELLKFLGKREINTVLVESGASLSGAFLKLNVINEIIIYIAPKLLGHYAKPLFILKNYQKLSLVPKFHFKNIIKIGKDIKLTLVKK, from the coding sequence ATGAAAGACATCTTTTACATGAAAAAAGCAATAAAAATAGCAAGACAAGGCATTCTAACTACATCACCAAATCCCAATGTAGGATGTATTATAGTTAAAAACAATACTATTATAGGTACTGGATGGCACAAAAAATCTGGAAAACCACACGCAGAAATATATGCTCTGAAACAAGCAGGAAAAAAGGCAAAAGGAGCTACAGCATATATCACTTTAGAACCGTGCAGTCATATTGGAAAAACTCCTCCTTGCTGTATCGAACTAATAAAATCTGGTGTTTCTAGAGTAGTAATATCAACAATAGATCCAAATCCTAGAGTGTCTGGAAAAGGAATAAAATGGCTAAAAAAAGAAGGAATTGTAGTAACAGTAGGAGTAATCTCCAAAAAATCCGAAAATATAAATAAAGGATTTTTTCAAAGAATGCGAACGGGCATTCCATGGATTCGACTAAAATTAGCTAGTTCAATTGATGGAAGAACCGCTCTAAACAACGGACTAAGCAAATGGATAACTTCATATGAATCTCGTCAAGACGTTCAAACATATAGAAAAAAATCTGACGCCATTATAAGTAGTAGTAGTTCTATTATTACAGACAATTCGTTATTAACTGTGAGAAAACAACCAATACAAAAACTTTCAAAAAAGATTTTACATAGTCAAAATGATATTAAACAACCTTTACGTGTCATTATTGATAGTAAAAATCGTATAACACCATCACATAAATGTATTAAAGAACCTGGAAAAACATTACTAATAAGATTACAAAATGATAACAAAGATTGGCCAAAAAATGTTGAACAAATAGTATTAAACAATACACAATCAAAGATCAACTTAATCGAACTTTTAAAATTTTTAGGAAAACGTGAAATTAACACAGTGCTAGTGGAATCAGGTGCATCATTATCTGGAGCTTTCTTAAAATTAAATGTTATTAATGAAATCATAATTTATATAGCCCCAAAACTACTAGGTCATTATGCAAAACCGCTATTTATACTAAAAAACTATCAAAAACTATCTTTAGTACCTAAATTTCATTTTAAAAACATAATAAAAATAGGAAAAGACATAAAACTAACTTTAGTAAAAAAATAA
- the ribE gene encoding 6,7-dimethyl-8-ribityllumazine synthase — MKIIKEITLAKTAKIAIIISRFNYFINQHLLNGALDILQRIGQVKNENITVIYVPGAFEIPIVTNIIANKKQYDAIITLGTIIKGSTTHFSLLSNEINARISEISIQYKIPISFGVIVADNIEQAIERSGTKIGNKGSESALVILEMINIIHAINSN, encoded by the coding sequence ATGAAAATTATAAAAGAAATCACTTTAGCAAAAACTGCAAAAATCGCTATAATTATAAGTAGATTTAATTATTTTATTAATCAACACTTATTAAATGGAGCATTAGATATTCTTCAACGCATTGGGCAAGTAAAAAATGAAAATATAACAGTTATATATGTCCCTGGAGCATTTGAAATACCTATTGTGACCAATATTATAGCTAACAAAAAACAATATGATGCTATTATTACATTAGGAACAATTATTAAAGGTAGTACTACTCACTTTTCGCTTTTATCAAACGAAATTAATGCGAGAATTTCTGAAATTAGTATTCAATATAAAATTCCTATTTCTTTTGGAGTTATTGTAGCTGATAACATAGAACAAGCTATAGAGCGTTCAGGTACAAAAATAGGAAATAAAGGATCAGAATCAGCCCTAGTAATATTAGAAATGATCAATATCATTCATGCAATTAACAGTAATTAA
- the nusB gene encoding transcription antitermination factor NusB — translation MKPLARRKARECAVQVLYSWQLSNNNIHEIENQFYEKNNLKEIDYIYFHELIMEITNDPQHLDSLMMPYLSRTINELGQIEKAILRISFYELEKRHDIPYKVTINEGIELAKLFGAEESHKFINGVLDKAALKIRSYINSNIKKE, via the coding sequence ATAAAACCTCTAGCCAGAAGAAAAGCACGAGAATGTGCTGTACAAGTACTATATTCATGGCAGTTATCAAACAATAACATTCATGAAATAGAAAACCAATTTTATGAAAAAAATAATCTAAAAGAAATTGATTACATTTATTTTCACGAATTAATCATGGAAATAACCAATGATCCACAACATTTAGATTCTTTAATGATGCCTTATCTATCTAGAACAATTAACGAGTTAGGACAAATTGAAAAAGCTATCCTAAGAATTTCATTTTATGAACTAGAAAAAAGACATGATATTCCTTATAAAGTAACAATAAATGAAGGCATTGAACTAGCAAAATTGTTTGGAGCAGAAGAAAGTCACAAGTTTATAAACGGAGTTTTAGATAAAGCAGCACTAAAAATAAGAAGTTATATTAATTCAAATATTAAAAAAGAATAA